From a single Vespa crabro chromosome 22, iyVesCrab1.2, whole genome shotgun sequence genomic region:
- the LOC124431762 gene encoding putative uncharacterized protein DDB_G0282133 isoform X1 — protein MTSLHDVHDYYKKMLELQGKLRKSEEERIRLEERFNLLVQESRNRHDTCISRLRMKYIEYLEEQRIRDERNHKLLGALDRVDNSLSLMTAKTDKLNVLRKQYETYLLRVYANRQNPGSIIGDSGVASQIDEGYFKKNTSVVQFSHQVNQNIPFSTVQFNKKLTNNPSKTEQLLHIQNLPRTRIISSPTILSNKINVSRRGSEYEGNLNSPKDVKNQHLQLSQISLPQSQQSQKDICNNKFVSPLNLENSRNLSDQYLPRSILENVALNRSFLSQYNKLSTSHMEPIQNAVYPATNEALISENMLQRNLLNIPQSQIASTSAQCQSDIPITQHTLYRDTDLYKNVPRSNFRFSTLGSVPTKITKADSPRRIPAEMSPRSHGQIDYFSNYRPTGHSYNDLKSKEMPTHFFPRDNSLYRNIPNLTSSMTMGRAMHGLSNIPRGNTDLDEETRTTRKLENELDRYINKIRNLHRELDVQSLEEHDYEQNTSGDLLNITLSDDGTDYPTDKVKDERVSQEVAKVLALANDLASKKPSVSKMELSCDNKNKKINGAVPKNDKNTEDKGMNLNSETRYDVLSDKTFETSARLEKGNINNDVTSHNLELEQSDKNIQDLEKENWNNVEIKNIQDPNEHEEMILQNSADAKVDNSKAVVKNHEQQAKEDYVLQTGKELEISQQFSNAESLNPWDVKHMIKQVIEVQPDEIDKDLIENNENKETIFVNEDDHEKQITETSVILENEVTANLSREHENAIVEEIDTIEQQNTNNNLEITSNTQNLSENNKKEESIQNIPLTSDYIEYKNQRYEDEVDDNKIEVNQENKNIEQNSQIVNIDDIQQEQLPQQNTSHEYYASNEQNVQELDQDTAYISDVNQEFIEPNQQYDYDQNALGEDNDNQQEYEGYIKDDYDAIIDQNAIKTEDEYLEQSYEQYPADSEQEYIEENQGYHEDRDKSNVYDENYDTNQINDNETNEEYLMEQYNTVETDQDVINVGTDQNVIKIENDQNAVNIETDQNAINVETDYNDDNIDAQDVTENFANNEIEKESINQSNIISDNDQVSIPVERTNQSKKKKDIINSLLDSDTESTIERNISNTESDFDFQ, from the exons atgACGTCGTTACACGATGTTCacgattattacaaaaaaatgcTCGAATTGCAGGGTAAATTGCGTAAAAG CGAAGAGGAAAGAATACGATTGGAAGAACGTTTTAATTTATTGGTACAAGAATCTCGTAACAG ACACGATACTTGTATAAGCCGATTGCGAATGaagtatatagaatatttagaAGAACAACGAATAAGGGATGAAAGAAACCACAAACTTCTTGGTGCATTGGATAGGGTTGACAATAGTCTCTCGTTAATGACCGCAAAAACAGATAAACTTAATGTTCTCAGA AAACAATACGAAACTTATTTATTGCGCGTTTATGCGAATCGTCAAAATCCAGGTAGTATTATTGGTGACAGCGGTGTCGCAAGTCAAATCGATGAAggatattttaagaaaaatacgtCTGTCGTACAATTTAGTCATCAAGTAAAtcaaaatattcctttttctacggttcaatttaataaaaaattaacaaataatccaTCGAAGACCGAGCAATTATTGCATATACAAAATCTACCGCGAACGAGAATTATTTCGTCGCCTACTATTTTATCCAACAAGATAAACGTTTCTCGAAGAGGGTCTGAATATGAAGGAAATCTTAATTCGCCAAAAGACGTAAAAAATCAACATTTACAATTGTCACAAATATCATTACCGCAAAGTCAACAATCACAAAAAgatatttgcaataataaattcGTGTCACCATTGAATCTTGAAAATAGTCGAAATCTTTCTGATCAGTATTTGCCTAGATCGATTTTAGAGAATGTAGCCTTAAATCGATCATTTCTTTCacagtataataaattatcaacaAGCCATATGGAGCCAATCCAAAATGCTGTATATCCTGCTACGAACGAAGCTTTAATTAGTGAAAACATGTTACAGCgtaatttattaaacattCCACAAAGTCAAATAGCGTCGACATCCGCTCAATGTCAATCTGATATACCGATTACACAACACACTTTATATCGTGATACGGATTTATACAAAAATGTCCCACGATCGAACTTTAGATTCTCTACTTTGGGATCGGTGCcaacaaagattacaaaagCTGATTCCCCGCGTAGAATACCGGCAGAAATGTCTCCAAGATCTCACGGACAAATCGATTATTTCTCGAATTATAGACCAACAGGACATTCATATAACGATTTAAAATCTAAAGAAATGCCAACACATTTTTTCCCACGAGATAATTCGCTTTATCGTAACATTCCAAATTTAACAAGCAGTATGACCATGGGTAGAGCAATGCATGGATTATCAAACATTCCAAGGGGAAATACTGATTTGGATGAAGAGACTAGGACAACGAGAAAATTGGAGAACgagttagatagatatatcaataaaattcgGAATCTTCATCGAGAATTAGATGTACAAAGTTTGGAAGAACATGATTACGAACAGAATACGAGCGGTGATCTTCTTAATATTACGCTTTCCGATGATGGAACAGACTATCCTACAGATAAAGTAAAAGATGAACGTGTATCTCAGGAAGTTGCGAAAGTTCTTGCCTTGGCCAATGATCTTGCATCTAAGAAGCCTTCCGTTAGTAAAATGGAATTGTCTtgtgacaataaaaataagaaaatcaatGGGGCTGTGcccaaaaatgataaaaatacagAAGATAAAGGTATGAATCTTAATTCTGAGACAAGATACGACGTTCTGTCGGATAAAACATTTGAAACATCTGCTAGGTTGGAAAagggtaatattaataatgatgttaCATCGCATAATCTAGAATTAGAACAGTCGGACAAAAATATTCAAGACCTTGAGAAAGAGAACTGGAACAACGtagagattaaaaatatacaagatCCGAATGAACACGAGGAAATGATCTTACAAAATAGTGCAGATGCAAAAGTCGATAACAGCAAAGCTGTAGTAAAAAATCATGAGCAACAGGCGAAGGAAGATTATGTCCTGCAAACAGGAAAAGAACTAGAAATATCACAACAGTTTTCTAATGCTGAATCATTGAATCCTTGGGATGTTAAACATATGATAAAACAAGTTATAGAAGTACAACCAgatgagatagataaagatttgattgaaaataacgagaataaagaAACCATATTTGTTAACGAAGATGACCACGAGAAACAGATTACAGAAACATCGGTCATCCTAGAAAACGAAGTAACAGCGAATTTATCCCGTGAACATGAAAACGCAATTGTCGAAGAAATCGATACAATTGAACAACAAAATACGAATAACAATTTAGAGATAACTTCGAACACTCAAAACTTAagtgaaaacaataaaaaggaagaatcaaTTCAAAATATTCCACTTACAAGtgattatattgaatataagaaTCAGCGTTACGAAGATGAAgtagacgataataaaatagaggtaaatcaagaaaataagaatattgaacAAAACAGTCAAATAGttaatattgatgatattCAACAAGAACAATTACCGCAACAGAATACATCGCACGAATACTATGCTTCTAATGAACAAAACGTTCAAGAACTCGATCAAGACACTGCATATATATCCGATGTGAATCAAGAATTCATAGAACCAAATCAACAATATGATTATGATCAAAATGCGTTAGGTGAAGATAATGACAACCAACAAGAATATGAAGGATATATTAAAGATGATTACGACGCTATCATTGATCAAAATGCGATAAAAACGGAAGATGAATATCTCGAACAATCGTATGAGCAATATCCAGCTGATTctgaacaagaatatatagaagaaaatcaaGGTTATCATGAGGATAGGGATAAATCTAATGTATATGATGAAAATTATGATACTAatcaaataaatgataatgaaacaaaTGAAGAATATTTAATGGAACAGTATAATACTGTAGAAACTGATCAGGATGTTATTAACGTAGGAACTGATCAGAATGTTATCAAGATAGAAAATGATCAGAATGCTGTTAACATAGAAACTGATCAGAATGCTATTAATGTGGAAACTGAttacaatgatgataatatagatgCTCAGGATGTGACAGAAAATTTTGcaaataatgaaatagaaaaagaatcaataaATCAGAGTAATATTATTAGCGATAATGATCAAGTATCAATACCTGTAGAACGAACAAAtcaatcaaagaaaaagaaagacattattaattctttattggATTCCGATACGGAAAGtacgatcgaaagaaatatttcaaatacagAAAGTGACTttgattttcaataa
- the LOC124431762 gene encoding putative uncharacterized protein DDB_G0282133 isoform X2: MKYIEYLEEQRIRDERNHKLLGALDRVDNSLSLMTAKTDKLNVLRKQYETYLLRVYANRQNPGSIIGDSGVASQIDEGYFKKNTSVVQFSHQVNQNIPFSTVQFNKKLTNNPSKTEQLLHIQNLPRTRIISSPTILSNKINVSRRGSEYEGNLNSPKDVKNQHLQLSQISLPQSQQSQKDICNNKFVSPLNLENSRNLSDQYLPRSILENVALNRSFLSQYNKLSTSHMEPIQNAVYPATNEALISENMLQRNLLNIPQSQIASTSAQCQSDIPITQHTLYRDTDLYKNVPRSNFRFSTLGSVPTKITKADSPRRIPAEMSPRSHGQIDYFSNYRPTGHSYNDLKSKEMPTHFFPRDNSLYRNIPNLTSSMTMGRAMHGLSNIPRGNTDLDEETRTTRKLENELDRYINKIRNLHRELDVQSLEEHDYEQNTSGDLLNITLSDDGTDYPTDKVKDERVSQEVAKVLALANDLASKKPSVSKMELSCDNKNKKINGAVPKNDKNTEDKGMNLNSETRYDVLSDKTFETSARLEKGNINNDVTSHNLELEQSDKNIQDLEKENWNNVEIKNIQDPNEHEEMILQNSADAKVDNSKAVVKNHEQQAKEDYVLQTGKELEISQQFSNAESLNPWDVKHMIKQVIEVQPDEIDKDLIENNENKETIFVNEDDHEKQITETSVILENEVTANLSREHENAIVEEIDTIEQQNTNNNLEITSNTQNLSENNKKEESIQNIPLTSDYIEYKNQRYEDEVDDNKIEVNQENKNIEQNSQIVNIDDIQQEQLPQQNTSHEYYASNEQNVQELDQDTAYISDVNQEFIEPNQQYDYDQNALGEDNDNQQEYEGYIKDDYDAIIDQNAIKTEDEYLEQSYEQYPADSEQEYIEENQGYHEDRDKSNVYDENYDTNQINDNETNEEYLMEQYNTVETDQDVINVGTDQNVIKIENDQNAVNIETDQNAINVETDYNDDNIDAQDVTENFANNEIEKESINQSNIISDNDQVSIPVERTNQSKKKKDIINSLLDSDTESTIERNISNTESDFDFQ, translated from the exons ATGaagtatatagaatatttagaAGAACAACGAATAAGGGATGAAAGAAACCACAAACTTCTTGGTGCATTGGATAGGGTTGACAATAGTCTCTCGTTAATGACCGCAAAAACAGATAAACTTAATGTTCTCAGA AAACAATACGAAACTTATTTATTGCGCGTTTATGCGAATCGTCAAAATCCAGGTAGTATTATTGGTGACAGCGGTGTCGCAAGTCAAATCGATGAAggatattttaagaaaaatacgtCTGTCGTACAATTTAGTCATCAAGTAAAtcaaaatattcctttttctacggttcaatttaataaaaaattaacaaataatccaTCGAAGACCGAGCAATTATTGCATATACAAAATCTACCGCGAACGAGAATTATTTCGTCGCCTACTATTTTATCCAACAAGATAAACGTTTCTCGAAGAGGGTCTGAATATGAAGGAAATCTTAATTCGCCAAAAGACGTAAAAAATCAACATTTACAATTGTCACAAATATCATTACCGCAAAGTCAACAATCACAAAAAgatatttgcaataataaattcGTGTCACCATTGAATCTTGAAAATAGTCGAAATCTTTCTGATCAGTATTTGCCTAGATCGATTTTAGAGAATGTAGCCTTAAATCGATCATTTCTTTCacagtataataaattatcaacaAGCCATATGGAGCCAATCCAAAATGCTGTATATCCTGCTACGAACGAAGCTTTAATTAGTGAAAACATGTTACAGCgtaatttattaaacattCCACAAAGTCAAATAGCGTCGACATCCGCTCAATGTCAATCTGATATACCGATTACACAACACACTTTATATCGTGATACGGATTTATACAAAAATGTCCCACGATCGAACTTTAGATTCTCTACTTTGGGATCGGTGCcaacaaagattacaaaagCTGATTCCCCGCGTAGAATACCGGCAGAAATGTCTCCAAGATCTCACGGACAAATCGATTATTTCTCGAATTATAGACCAACAGGACATTCATATAACGATTTAAAATCTAAAGAAATGCCAACACATTTTTTCCCACGAGATAATTCGCTTTATCGTAACATTCCAAATTTAACAAGCAGTATGACCATGGGTAGAGCAATGCATGGATTATCAAACATTCCAAGGGGAAATACTGATTTGGATGAAGAGACTAGGACAACGAGAAAATTGGAGAACgagttagatagatatatcaataaaattcgGAATCTTCATCGAGAATTAGATGTACAAAGTTTGGAAGAACATGATTACGAACAGAATACGAGCGGTGATCTTCTTAATATTACGCTTTCCGATGATGGAACAGACTATCCTACAGATAAAGTAAAAGATGAACGTGTATCTCAGGAAGTTGCGAAAGTTCTTGCCTTGGCCAATGATCTTGCATCTAAGAAGCCTTCCGTTAGTAAAATGGAATTGTCTtgtgacaataaaaataagaaaatcaatGGGGCTGTGcccaaaaatgataaaaatacagAAGATAAAGGTATGAATCTTAATTCTGAGACAAGATACGACGTTCTGTCGGATAAAACATTTGAAACATCTGCTAGGTTGGAAAagggtaatattaataatgatgttaCATCGCATAATCTAGAATTAGAACAGTCGGACAAAAATATTCAAGACCTTGAGAAAGAGAACTGGAACAACGtagagattaaaaatatacaagatCCGAATGAACACGAGGAAATGATCTTACAAAATAGTGCAGATGCAAAAGTCGATAACAGCAAAGCTGTAGTAAAAAATCATGAGCAACAGGCGAAGGAAGATTATGTCCTGCAAACAGGAAAAGAACTAGAAATATCACAACAGTTTTCTAATGCTGAATCATTGAATCCTTGGGATGTTAAACATATGATAAAACAAGTTATAGAAGTACAACCAgatgagatagataaagatttgattgaaaataacgagaataaagaAACCATATTTGTTAACGAAGATGACCACGAGAAACAGATTACAGAAACATCGGTCATCCTAGAAAACGAAGTAACAGCGAATTTATCCCGTGAACATGAAAACGCAATTGTCGAAGAAATCGATACAATTGAACAACAAAATACGAATAACAATTTAGAGATAACTTCGAACACTCAAAACTTAagtgaaaacaataaaaaggaagaatcaaTTCAAAATATTCCACTTACAAGtgattatattgaatataagaaTCAGCGTTACGAAGATGAAgtagacgataataaaatagaggtaaatcaagaaaataagaatattgaacAAAACAGTCAAATAGttaatattgatgatattCAACAAGAACAATTACCGCAACAGAATACATCGCACGAATACTATGCTTCTAATGAACAAAACGTTCAAGAACTCGATCAAGACACTGCATATATATCCGATGTGAATCAAGAATTCATAGAACCAAATCAACAATATGATTATGATCAAAATGCGTTAGGTGAAGATAATGACAACCAACAAGAATATGAAGGATATATTAAAGATGATTACGACGCTATCATTGATCAAAATGCGATAAAAACGGAAGATGAATATCTCGAACAATCGTATGAGCAATATCCAGCTGATTctgaacaagaatatatagaagaaaatcaaGGTTATCATGAGGATAGGGATAAATCTAATGTATATGATGAAAATTATGATACTAatcaaataaatgataatgaaacaaaTGAAGAATATTTAATGGAACAGTATAATACTGTAGAAACTGATCAGGATGTTATTAACGTAGGAACTGATCAGAATGTTATCAAGATAGAAAATGATCAGAATGCTGTTAACATAGAAACTGATCAGAATGCTATTAATGTGGAAACTGAttacaatgatgataatatagatgCTCAGGATGTGACAGAAAATTTTGcaaataatgaaatagaaaaagaatcaataaATCAGAGTAATATTATTAGCGATAATGATCAAGTATCAATACCTGTAGAACGAACAAAtcaatcaaagaaaaagaaagacattattaattctttattggATTCCGATACGGAAAGtacgatcgaaagaaatatttcaaatacagAAAGTGACTttgattttcaataa